The sequence below is a genomic window from bacterium BMS3Abin14.
GCCTCTCCTTTACCTCCTTGCCATGGGGTGGGGACTGGGCAAGATGGTCGGAAGCGTCAACGGTGTACCCTATATCTCCTTCCTGGCGCCCGGTCTCGTGTGTTCCGCAGCCATGTATGCCGCTACATTCGAATGCACCTTCGGGGCCTTTACCCGCATGACCCGGCAGCTGACCTATGATGCCATCCTGGCCACCCCGGTCTCCCTGGACGAGATAGTGCTGGGGGAAATCCTCTGGGGAGCCACCAAGAGTTTTTTCTCCGGCACGGCCATGCTTGTGGTCATGGCCCTTTTCGGCCTGGTCCGAAGTCCGTGGGCCATCCTGGCTCTCCCCCTCGCCTTCATCATCGGCCTGCTCTTTGCCGCGCTGTCCATGATCGTGACCGCAAAATCACCATCGTACGATTTCTTCTCCTACTACTTCACTCTGGGAATCGCTCCAATGTTCCTCTTCTCGGGCATCTTCTTTCCCCTCGGGAACCTGCCTGGCTGGGCACAGACCTTCGCCTGGTTCCTTCCCCTGACCCACGGCGTGACGGTTAGCAGGGCGCTGTTCATGGGAACTGTTAGCTGGGAAATGCTGGGTGATATTGCCTGGTTGGCTGTGTTTTTCTGCCTCGCCTTCATGCTCGCCATCAGGGGAATCAGAAAGCGGCTGGTGATGTAATAATAGTACCTGGTACCTGGTTCCTAGTGCTTAGTTAAGTTCAAGTTCAAACCGCACCGTCTCTATAAGATACCAGGAACCAGGTACCAGGCACTGGGTGCTGGTTTTCCCGGTTAAACCTTTATTCCCCGAATGTGTCATAATGGGTGGGAGGTAATGCCCATTTTTTCTCGCGCTCGCTCGTCACGCCGGTACCGTGACTCGCTTACGGCTTTGCGTAAGACAAGGTAATCAACTCTATTGGAGGTTGAGATGAAAAAATTGATCCTGATTATTTCGGCCGCCACGATTTTCGCGATGGTCTCCGGCTGCACCACCTACTACGCAGGCCCTCCTCCCTCACGTTCCTATCCATCCCACCGCTATAACAACAGGCCGGCGACCGTGTTTGTGAGAGTTTCCCGGCCGGACTACCTCGTTCTGGTGCCGGGACTGTCCGTCTACTTCGTCCCCAACGTCTCGGCCGAAATTTTCTTCTACGGGGAGCGATGGTACTATCGCCTGGGGGCGAAGTGGTACTGGGGAAGCAGTTACAGGGGACCGTGGACCTATGAGGAGGTACGGATAATTCCCAGATCCCTCAGACAACTCCCCCGCGACTACAGGACCAGGTACCGCTCAAAATACTACCGCGTGCCCTACGGCCACTGGAAAAAAAGGCAACAGGAACCTCCCCTCAGGGCACATTACAGACAACCGCCCTATATGTACCGGGTTCCCAATCTCAACATCTACATCATTCCCGGCATTTCAGCTGAAATCGTATTTTACAACGGCCGCTGGTACAACCGACACCAGGGTGTATGGTACTCGGGATCCAGCTACTCCGGTCCCTGGAGATACATAAAAGAGAGTAAGGTCCCCCGAAAACTGTGGGACCTCGGGCCGGACTACCGGAAGGATGTGAGGAGGTACAAAAGAGTCCCCTACGGGGCGTGGAAGAAACCGGGAGAAAGGGGACAAAAGCCGCGAGTGGGGCGTAAAACGCCTCACCGTGAGGGCCGACCGGTTGCAATACCGAGGAAGTCTTACGGGAAGACGGAACCCCGGGTTTCAGAAAGAACACCTCCAGTGGTGCTGGCGCCCCGTGGGGAAGAACCCCGGGCCAGGGCCGAAAAAAAACCGTTCCTCGAGAGAAAGGCCGAGCTGAGGCGGAAAAGGCTGCCCGCCCAACCTGAGACGCCTTCCGTCCAGCTGCCTCCTGAGACCCGCCGGAAACCGGTCAAGCAGAGGCCTGCTAAACAGAAACCGGGTAAAAACCGAATCGTAAAGAAGCGGGGAACACCGGCCACGCTTCCGGTATTCGATATCAACAGACCCGCCCGGGTCCGCTACATGGCCCGAAAAAAGGTTTACTATATCCCCGGGATATCCAGGGACATCCTATATTTCAAGGGCAGTTGGTACCTGCGGAACCGCGGGGCCTGGTATCTGGGCGGCTCCTTCAGGGGACCGTGGAACCTGATCAGGGGCAAAAAGATCCCCGGGGCGCTGATGTCCCTTCCAAACGATTTCAGGGAGAGACCATTCGAGGACGTCCCGTACGGACACTGGAAGAACGGCAAGGAGGGCACATCCCTCACCCAACCGCTCCATGGTTAAATCTTCACAGCTTGCCGAGTCGGAGCCTTGGCGAAGACTGGTAAAACCCTCTTTAAAAACCCTGTGTAACGGCCTGTGTAAGGCCGTGCTGTGTTAAATTAGCTTTTGTTACGAACCTGCGTGAGAAAACTGTTTTTAGGTACTCATTATTATAATGGACCAAGAGATGAGGAGATGCTTATGAGACGATTTCTGTTTTCGTCAGCAACTATCCTGGCTTTAACTGTGACAGGCTGTGTTACCTACCAGACGCCCGCGATGCGTTACGGCGGTCCTGGGCCGGCCTACGGTGCACCCCATCCGGTGGTCGTCGTTGCAGAACCCGCCTTCATGGCCTTCATCCCCGGCCTGCAGATCTATTTCGTGCCTGACATCTCGGCCGAGATCTTCTTTTATGACGGACGCTGGTACAATCACATCGGCGCCAGGTGGTACTGGGGAATCAGCTACCGTGGACCCTGGAATTTCGCTGAGGTGAGGGTCGTCCCTGTCCCCTTGAGAAAACTGCCGCGGGACTACAGAACCCGTTTTCGCTCGGGCCGGTACCGCGTTCCCTACGAACACTGGAAGGAACGGGCCTGGGAGACCCCGCCGCCGGACCATCACAGAATGCCGTCTTTCCTCTACCGTGTACCCGGCCCCAACGTCTATGTAGTCCCCGGAGTGTCCGCCGAGATCGTCTTTTATAACGGCGGCTGGTACAACCGCTTCAAGGGCATATGGTACGCGGGTTCCAGCCGCACTGGGCCGTGGAACTTCATCGGTGAGGGCAAGATCCCCAGAAAACTTTGGGAGCTGCCTTCGGATTACCGCAAGAGGCCCGAAAAGTACGAGCGGGTTCCCTATGACAAGTGGGAGAAAAAACACAAAAAGAGGAAGGGAAAGCGCGAAGACGACGAGGATGATTAAAAGAGAGTTTGAGAGTTTGAAGTTGCAGGCGTAAAACTATTCTCTCGCCCGCTCTCTGCTGTCGCTCAAGCCGCAAAGTACGCAAAAGAGGATTTGGGGTTGTTACCTTATGGCCCCAAGGCAACTGGTTTCTCACAAGGACGCGGAGCACGCGGAGAAGAGATTAGGGAAGAAACATTAACCCCTGGTTTTGGTTCCCCTCTGTGACCTCTGCGTTCTCTAGCGAGTGCAAGCGAACGGGCGTGAGGAAAAGGGTTTCGCAGCCTTGACACAAAGCCCCTTTTGGACTAGATAGATATTTCCCATTGTCATAGAAGTTGGGAGTATTTACATATGCCGAGGTAGCTCAGTCGGTAGAGCAGAGGACTGAAAATCCTCGTGTCGGCGGTTCAATTCCGTCCCTCGGCACCAGTTACAAAACTCAGATCCCAGGTCGAAATATCGGCTTGGGATCGTTAGTTTTGTGCTGCCACGCCGAAGTTACGCTGCCGGCGCCTTTCTTATCTTGTCCTTCTCCCTGGGCCAGAACTCCCTCCTGGCTTTACGCAGGTCGCGCTCAGCCTGGAGCCCCATCCAGAACTCCGGAGTCATGCCGAATTACTCGCCCAGCCGCATACCAGTCCTCCTTGTCGAAACCGGTTATCCTCAGGCAGATTCGGGGCCAGAAACCAAGATCGGCAAGTTATCGTTGACCTCCTATTATCCCGGAGGATACCATCAAGATCGCCTGAATGTGGAATGCGCAATAACTAAACAACCTAACTACTTCCGCAGGGAAAGGGGAAAGCCATGAAAACCGACCTCTCCGCCAATGACATCCAGCAGATCGCACGCGGCTTTTCCAGCGCCCGGATTCTTCTCACCGGGGTTGAGCTGAACATATTCACTCTCCTCTCGGAAGAGCCTCTCCCGGCGGTTGAGGTCGTGGACAGGCTGAAGTCCGACCTCAGGGCAACGACCATATTCCTTGATGCTCTAACTGCCATGGACCTGCTGATAAAGAAGAACGGTGCCTACCGGACCGACCCTGCCCTGCTCCCCCTGCTGACAACGGAATCTGAGGAGTCCATCCTGCCGGGGCTGAGACACAGCGCCCACCTGTGGAAAACCTGGTCTCACCTTACCGACGTTGTGCTTGAGGGAGGACCGGCAAAGAGAGAGGAGGAGGACCGCGGCGATCGCGTCAGCTCCTTTATCGGGGCCATGCATATCATCTCCTCGCGGGCGGCCCCGGACATAGTCAAGGCCATTTCCCCCGAGAATGCGAGGGCGCTCATCGACGTGGGGGGGGCTTCCGGTTCATATACCATAGAGTTTTTGAAAACGGTTCCCGGCCTGCGGGCGACTCTGTTCGACCTGCCGGACGTGATACCCATGGCCCGTGAGCGGCTCACCGAGCAGGGCCTCATTGACAGGGTGTCCCTGGTCCCCGGCGACTTCAACGAGGACAACCTTCCAGGCGGTCACGACCTTGCGTTTCTCTCCGCCATCATCCACCAGAACAGCCCCGGACAGAACTTGGCGCTGTATAAAAATGTCTACAACGCCCTGGCCCCCGGTGGACGGGTCATAGTCAGGGATTACGCCATGTCCGTCGACCGCGTGCAGCCTGCCTCGGGAGCGTTGTTCGCCGTCAACATGCTGGTCAATACGGAAAGCGGCAACAGCTATACCTTCGAAGAGATCCAGGGGGGGCTGGAAGAGGCGAGGTTCGAGAGGGTAAAGCTCCTCCAGGAAAGCGGAATGTATTCACTGGTTGAAGGGTTCAAACCACCTCTGGGGAGGTGAAATGCCGGCGAGACCCAAAAACAGCATTCCCGTCAGCGGGGCAGCGCTGCTGATACTGGTTTGCCTCGTCTGGGGCGGCAACATGGTCAGCATCAAGTTCAGCAACCAGGGCGTTCCCCCAATGATCGCGGCCACCATCCGGTCCGCCGTGGCGGCCTCCCTGCTGTGGGGTCTCGTCGCATTGAGAGGGAAGTCGGTCTGGCTGAAGGGGCAGGATCTGAAGTACGGCGTTACCATCGGCGTTCTGTTCGGCTTCGATTTCCTTTTTCTCTACTGGGGAACGGCCTTCACAATCGCTTCCCGGGCAATTATCTTCCTCTATACCCACTCCATATGGGCGGCACTGGGAGCCCACTTCTTTCTGGAGGGGGACCGCCTGACCCCGGTCAAGACATCCGGACTCATACTCGCCTTCATCGGGGTGGTCTCGGTTTTCGGTGTCAGATCCGCACACCTACCACCC
It includes:
- the yadH_1 gene encoding inner membrane transport permease YadH, whose product is MSNPVVPVPPARIPRGGSMLPDLTFRAIYVWYRDFTVWTTFYKASLIGNLGEPLLYLLAMGWGLGKMVGSVNGVPYISFLAPGLVCSAAMYAATFECTFGAFTRMTRQLTYDAILATPVSLDEIVLGEILWGATKSFFSGTAMLVVMALFGLVRSPWAILALPLAFIIGLLFAALSMIVTAKSPSYDFFSYYFTLGIAPMFLFSGIFFPLGNLPGWAQTFAWFLPLTHGVTVSRALFMGTVSWEMLGDIAWLAVFFCLAFMLAIRGIRKRLVM
- the crtF gene encoding demethylspheroidene O-methyltransferase: MKTDLSANDIQQIARGFSSARILLTGVELNIFTLLSEEPLPAVEVVDRLKSDLRATTIFLDALTAMDLLIKKNGAYRTDPALLPLLTTESEESILPGLRHSAHLWKTWSHLTDVVLEGGPAKREEEDRGDRVSSFIGAMHIISSRAAPDIVKAISPENARALIDVGGASGSYTIEFLKTVPGLRATLFDLPDVIPMARERLTEQGLIDRVSLVPGDFNEDNLPGGHDLAFLSAIIHQNSPGQNLALYKNVYNALAPGGRVIVRDYAMSVDRVQPASGALFAVNMLVNTESGNSYTFEEIQGGLEEARFERVKLLQESGMYSLVEGFKPPLGR
- a CDS encoding putative DMT superfamily transporter inner membrane protein, with protein sequence MPARPKNSIPVSGAALLILVCLVWGGNMVSIKFSNQGVPPMIAATIRSAVAASLLWGLVALRGKSVWLKGQDLKYGVTIGVLFGFDFLFLYWGTAFTIASRAIIFLYTHSIWAALGAHFFLEGDRLTPVKTSGLILAFIGVVSVFGVRSAHLPPHYWIGDLMEVVAALFWATTTLYIKRVSGKRPIDHYQTLFAQLFFSIPVLILGWLLLDLGKPVTLTGPVIGALLYQTLIVAFFSYILWFWMIHTYPVSRLAAFIFLAPLFGVLLGGILQGDPLPFQLWLGLGCVASGIYLVNRPQPA